The following are from one region of the Stanieria sp. NIES-3757 genome:
- a CDS encoding DSH domain protein, whose translation MNVISQNSELNLHKLFPFELDDFQKDAIAALDRGKSVVVCAPTGSGKTLVGEYAIYLALSQGKRIFYTTPLKALSNQKFRDFLGQFGAENEKLVGLITGDILINPNAQIVVMTTEIFRNMLYETPIGEVGTSLENVAAVVLDECHYLSDRGRGTVWEESIIYCPTQIQLVALSATIGNAEEFTDWINRVRSDTVIKTKQPAIHCELINSDFRPVPLQFYFSNRKGLFPLLNAQQTKLNPKLKPSDSERNGRNSREKGGNSRRLKNRECPSIIQTIQQLQAKDMLPAIYIIFSRRGCDQAVNNLDNLNLVTPEEAQQIEAILLQFILGENLELQQTLLQTLEQSNPHLKSLLLDYLAANPNAAIDLWDYFANHPNEKYLLFQLLAQLSQVLRIEQIEPLTRGIASHHAGLLPVWKELVERLFELGLVKIVFATATLAAGINMPARTTVISALSKRTDDGHSMLTPSEFLQIAGRAGRRGKDEVGYVVTTQTPFEGAKEAAYLATSQAEPLRSWFTPSYGMVLNLLQKHTLSEVKELLEKSFAEYLARKRLAPEQQAIAVYTTELTKLDVELAPIPIGQFASYEKIRDRLKEEHRLLDILQQQAEAVRKNAFKPLIPEIQPGRIVGLKGKHVRVSSPLAAVVVTKIPGSGLADNLVCLGIDNYWYIAANADITEINEGFLLPTTIKEIPLPPLENPRLGKGQPGDPQTLAICKQIEHNLIPAIAPPEVIEQQHKIDQLQTQLDNHPLQQWDNPGQLVKRHKQRIELREKLHRTQIQYQKHKSNQSYYWDEFLSLIKVLQEFQALEGYNPTSLGQAAATIRGDNELWLALAFLSGELEVLEPHQLAAAVCALITETPRGDVWCDFPPPPEVLEALGIKKRQSEDKSAKTSILREIRPHLFQTQHRYGVGLPIWREYELIGLAQQWVLGIEWNELCDSTNLDEGDIVRMLRRTLDVLWQIPQMPHGSSTLVNNAQEAIAMMKRFPI comes from the coding sequence GTGAATGTAATTTCTCAAAATTCTGAGTTAAATCTCCACAAATTATTTCCCTTTGAACTTGATGATTTCCAAAAAGACGCGATCGCAGCTTTAGATCGAGGTAAATCGGTAGTTGTTTGTGCCCCGACTGGTTCGGGTAAGACTTTGGTAGGAGAATACGCTATTTATCTTGCATTGAGTCAAGGAAAGCGAATTTTTTATACTACTCCCTTAAAAGCTCTTTCTAATCAAAAATTTCGGGATTTTCTGGGTCAATTTGGGGCAGAAAATGAAAAGTTAGTGGGATTGATTACTGGAGATATTTTAATTAATCCTAATGCCCAAATAGTAGTCATGACGACGGAAATCTTCCGTAATATGCTTTACGAAACGCCGATTGGGGAAGTAGGAACTTCTTTAGAGAATGTTGCAGCAGTAGTATTGGATGAATGTCATTATTTAAGCGATCGCGGTAGAGGAACTGTTTGGGAAGAATCAATTATTTATTGTCCTACTCAAATTCAGTTAGTCGCCCTTTCGGCAACAATTGGCAATGCTGAAGAATTTACTGATTGGATTAATCGAGTTAGAAGCGACACCGTAATTAAAACTAAACAGCCAGCTATTCACTGCGAGTTAATTAATTCTGATTTTCGTCCTGTTCCGCTACAATTTTATTTTAGTAACAGAAAAGGATTATTTCCTTTACTAAATGCTCAACAAACCAAACTCAATCCTAAATTAAAACCTAGCGATAGTGAACGAAATGGACGAAACTCTCGCGAAAAAGGTGGTAATTCTCGACGTTTAAAAAATAGAGAATGTCCTAGCATTATCCAAACAATTCAACAGTTGCAAGCTAAGGATATGCTGCCAGCGATCTACATCATCTTTAGTCGGCGCGGATGCGATCAGGCAGTTAATAATCTAGACAATCTCAATTTGGTTACACCTGAAGAAGCTCAACAAATTGAAGCAATTTTATTACAGTTTATTCTGGGCGAGAATCTAGAATTACAACAAACTTTATTACAAACTTTAGAACAAAGTAATCCTCATCTCAAATCTTTACTATTAGATTATTTGGCAGCCAACCCCAATGCAGCAATCGATTTATGGGATTATTTTGCCAACCATCCCAACGAAAAATACTTATTGTTTCAATTACTCGCCCAACTATCCCAAGTTTTAAGAATCGAACAAATCGAGCCTTTAACTAGAGGTATTGCCTCTCACCATGCAGGTTTATTACCAGTTTGGAAAGAATTAGTCGAACGTTTATTTGAATTAGGTTTAGTCAAGATTGTTTTTGCAACTGCGACTTTAGCAGCAGGAATCAATATGCCCGCTCGAACTACCGTTATTTCTGCCTTATCCAAACGCACGGATGACGGACATAGTATGCTTACTCCTTCCGAATTTTTACAAATTGCAGGCAGGGCAGGCAGAAGAGGCAAAGATGAAGTTGGTTATGTTGTTACAACCCAAACTCCCTTTGAAGGCGCGAAAGAAGCTGCTTATCTAGCTACTTCTCAAGCAGAACCCCTCAGAAGCTGGTTTACTCCTTCCTACGGGATGGTACTAAATTTACTACAAAAACATACCTTAAGCGAAGTTAAAGAGCTGTTAGAGAAAAGTTTCGCCGAATATCTGGCGCGTAAAAGACTAGCTCCCGAACAGCAAGCGATCGCTGTTTACACCACCGAATTAACTAAACTCGATGTCGAACTTGCACCAATTCCGATTGGACAATTTGCCAGTTATGAAAAAATACGCGATCGCCTTAAAGAAGAACACCGACTGCTAGACATCCTTCAGCAACAAGCAGAAGCGGTTAGAAAGAATGCATTTAAACCTTTGATTCCTGAGATTCAACCAGGTCGAATTGTTGGTTTAAAGGGCAAACACGTGCGTGTATCATCACCTTTAGCAGCAGTAGTAGTCACTAAAATTCCAGGTTCAGGTCTAGCAGATAATTTAGTTTGCTTAGGGATTGATAATTACTGGTACATAGCAGCTAATGCCGATATCACCGAAATTAATGAAGGTTTTCTGTTGCCAACAACAATTAAGGAAATTCCCTTACCACCCTTAGAAAATCCTCGTTTGGGTAAAGGGCAACCAGGAGATCCCCAGACTCTAGCAATTTGTAAACAAATTGAACATAACTTGATTCCTGCGATCGCGCCTCCTGAAGTAATCGAACAACAACACAAAATTGACCAATTACAAACTCAATTAGACAATCATCCCCTTCAACAATGGGATAATCCCGGTCAACTGGTTAAACGCCACAAACAAAGAATAGAATTACGCGAAAAACTTCACCGTACCCAAATTCAATACCAAAAACACAAATCTAATCAATCCTATTATTGGGATGAATTTCTCAGTTTGATCAAAGTATTGCAAGAATTTCAAGCTCTCGAAGGATATAACCCTACTTCTTTAGGGCAAGCTGCTGCTACTATTCGCGGAGATAACGAACTCTGGCTAGCTTTAGCTTTTCTGTCGGGAGAATTGGAAGTTTTAGAACCTCATCAGCTAGCTGCTGCTGTCTGCGCTCTCATTACAGAAACTCCTCGTGGTGATGTCTGGTGCGATTTTCCGCCACCGCCAGAAGTATTAGAAGCTTTAGGGATTAAAAAACGTCAAAGCGAGGATAAATCAGCAAAAACTTCAATTTTAAGAGAAATTCGTCCTCATTTATTCCAAACTCAACATCGTTATGGAGTAGGTTTACCCATCTGGAGGGAATACGAATTAATTGGACTCGCTCAACAATGGGTCTTAGGCATCGAATGGAATGAATTATGCGACAGTACCAATCTCGACGAAGGTGATATTGTTAGAATGCTGCGACGAACTTTAGACGTTCTCTGGCAAATTCCTCAAATGCCTCATGGTTCATCGACTTTAGTTAATAATGCCCAAGAAGCGATCGCCATGATGAAACGTTTTCCTATTTAA
- a CDS encoding response regulator receiver, CheY-like protein has protein sequence MKKILVIEDELFVRENLTELLEAEDFKVYSTENGIIGALWAQENSPDLIICDVMMPEIDGHEVLKELRQSPITALTPFIFLTALADKGNFRKGMELGADDYLTKPFTREEVLGAVNSRLAKHEKTMEKYYQEYQRAEALQQKVQELELYTNQQLPPKLSEECQKALLKLNVAINLIQKIQPGQKRDRNLQIVQTTCVQEIALLKQIPNLFDLISSQQQDLKAILEN, from the coding sequence ATGAAAAAAATTTTAGTGATTGAAGATGAATTATTCGTTAGAGAAAATCTTACCGAACTACTCGAAGCCGAAGATTTTAAAGTTTACAGTACCGAAAATGGTATTATTGGTGCGCTTTGGGCGCAAGAAAATTCACCCGATCTCATTATTTGCGATGTAATGATGCCTGAGATTGATGGACATGAAGTTTTAAAGGAATTACGACAATCACCAATCACGGCTTTGACTCCCTTTATTTTTCTGACAGCATTGGCTGATAAAGGAAATTTTAGAAAAGGGATGGAATTAGGAGCAGATGATTATCTGACTAAACCATTTACCAGAGAAGAGGTATTGGGTGCAGTCAATTCTCGTTTAGCCAAACACGAAAAAACCATGGAAAAATATTATCAGGAGTATCAACGAGCCGAAGCTTTACAACAAAAAGTTCAAGAATTAGAACTGTATACCAACCAGCAACTACCACCAAAACTCTCCGAAGAGTGCCAAAAAGCTTTACTGAAGTTAAATGTAGCCATTAATTTAATCCAGAAAATTCAGCCAGGACAAAAACGAGACCGCAATTTGCAAATCGTGCAAACAACCTGCGTTCAAGAAATTGCTCTACTCAAACAAATTCCAAATTTATTCGATCTAATTTCTTCGCAACAACAAGATTTAAAAGCGATTTTAGAAAACTAA
- a CDS encoding two-component sensor histidine kinase: MNQSQPIEHILIFKEKHGKRTVLLESATCSIGRDSTNSIVLDSPLVSRHHAILLRLTIPESAHHKFRLIDGDFQGKRSRNGLKVNGNQCLSHDLEHGDEICFGKDIVATYYAVANQADLKFLTSDQAEDVSAFLSNLNDPFITIVTEDFPIQNLTESSLERLASFPELLSNPVIEIDLFENITYLNPAALKEFPNLRKTQLQHPLVTEVVSLVQAHDTTSFVREVEVGEKIFEQSIHYINASGLIRCYISDITQRKQAEVALQWSERRFRLLSDSSPLGIFQTDVEGLCLYINSRWSEISGLKSEESLGNGWKKAIHPKDYKSVCVEWHKCVEEGQDFAMEFRCLTPEGKINWVNARAAVLRCDRGEVIGYVGTYEDITQRKQTHDELETRVQQRTAELALSNQSLKAEIAERKRAEAALHSSMATNRALLNAIPDWIFRIAQDGTLVNFKASKSNNLPLSTSDFLGKKIERVFPQAIAEAIMNGIIEAFESKEVQICEYQLLINQQMVDYEARIALTSDREVMVIVRDITESKRKEQDIRNALQKEKHLNELKSRFVAMTSHEFRTPLATILSSAELLEHYGYKWDEEKKLNHLKRIQISVKQMTELLNDVLLLGKAEAGKLELKPIKLDVYQFCQEIVEEIQITTSTHQIIFQAQVQDAISAQPRRVAIAYLDEKLLRHILSNLLSNAIKYSPNHNQVYFELICESTKAIFRIKDKGIGIPPPEQERLFDSFHRANNVGSIPGTGLGLAIVKRAIELHGGTIELESELQVGTTFIITLPYISNEKNFSD; this comes from the coding sequence ATGAATCAATCTCAACCAATCGAACATATCTTAATTTTTAAGGAGAAACATGGGAAACGTACTGTTTTATTAGAATCAGCTACGTGTTCAATTGGTCGCGATTCTACCAACTCTATAGTCCTCGACTCACCTTTGGTATCTCGTCATCATGCCATTTTACTAAGGCTAACAATTCCCGAATCTGCTCATCATAAGTTTCGTCTTATTGACGGAGATTTTCAGGGGAAACGTAGCAGAAATGGGCTTAAAGTTAATGGTAATCAATGCTTATCCCATGATTTAGAACATGGGGATGAAATTTGTTTTGGTAAAGATATTGTAGCTACCTATTATGCAGTCGCCAATCAAGCAGACCTTAAATTTTTAACTTCTGATCAAGCAGAGGATGTTAGTGCTTTTTTATCTAATTTAAACGATCCTTTTATCACCATAGTTACAGAAGATTTTCCTATTCAAAATTTAACTGAAAGTAGCTTAGAGCGTTTGGCTTCTTTTCCCGAACTACTTTCTAATCCAGTGATTGAAATCGATTTATTTGAGAATATTACTTATCTCAATCCTGCTGCTCTTAAAGAGTTTCCTAATCTAAGAAAAACTCAATTGCAACATCCTCTGGTGACTGAAGTTGTTTCTCTGGTTCAAGCTCATGACACCACATCATTTGTTCGTGAAGTAGAAGTGGGAGAAAAAATTTTTGAACAGTCAATCCACTACATTAATGCTAGTGGCTTAATTAGATGCTATATCAGCGATATTACTCAACGCAAGCAAGCAGAAGTAGCACTGCAATGGAGCGAACGCAGATTTCGTTTGTTAAGTGATTCTTCTCCCCTCGGTATTTTTCAAACGGATGTAGAAGGTCTTTGTTTATACATTAACTCTCGCTGGTCAGAAATTAGTGGTTTAAAATCAGAGGAAAGCCTTGGTAATGGCTGGAAAAAAGCTATTCATCCGAAAGATTATAAATCTGTGTGTGTAGAATGGCATAAATGTGTCGAAGAAGGACAAGATTTTGCCATGGAGTTTCGTTGTTTAACTCCAGAAGGAAAAATCAATTGGGTTAATGCTCGTGCTGCTGTACTCCGTTGTGATCGAGGCGAAGTTATTGGTTATGTAGGCACTTATGAAGATATCACCCAGCGTAAACAAACTCATGATGAACTAGAAACAAGAGTACAACAACGTACTGCCGAATTAGCTTTAAGTAATCAATCATTAAAAGCTGAAATTGCCGAACGCAAACGTGCAGAAGCTGCCTTACATTCTAGTATGGCGACAAATCGCGCTCTCCTAAATGCGATTCCCGATTGGATCTTTCGCATTGCTCAGGATGGTACTTTGGTTAATTTTAAAGCTTCCAAATCAAATAATTTACCCTTATCCACTAGTGATTTTTTAGGTAAAAAAATTGAGCGAGTATTTCCTCAAGCAATAGCTGAAGCTATTATGAATGGAATTATTGAAGCTTTTGAGAGTAAAGAAGTTCAAATTTGTGAGTATCAATTATTGATCAATCAACAAATGGTCGATTATGAAGCTCGCATTGCCCTTACCAGCGATCGCGAAGTAATGGTGATTGTACGTGATATTACCGAAAGTAAGCGTAAAGAACAAGATATTCGTAATGCTTTGCAAAAGGAAAAACATCTTAACGAACTCAAGTCTCGTTTTGTGGCGATGACTTCTCATGAGTTTCGGACTCCCTTAGCTACGATCTTATCTTCTGCCGAATTACTCGAACACTATGGTTATAAATGGGATGAAGAGAAAAAGCTGAATCATCTCAAGCGGATTCAAATCTCTGTCAAACAGATGACTGAGTTATTAAATGATGTTTTGTTACTGGGTAAAGCGGAGGCGGGTAAACTGGAATTAAAACCAATTAAGTTAGATGTGTACCAGTTTTGCCAAGAAATAGTCGAAGAAATTCAGATTACGACTTCTACGCATCAAATCATCTTCCAGGCGCAAGTTCAAGATGCGATCTCGGCGCAGCCGAGGCGCGTAGCGATCGCTTATTTAGATGAAAAACTTCTGAGACACATCTTAAGTAATTTACTTTCTAATGCCATTAAATATTCACCCAATCATAATCAAGTATATTTCGAGCTGATTTGTGAATCGACTAAAGCAATTTTTCGGATTAAAGACAAAGGAATTGGAATTCCACCACCCGAACAAGAGCGATTATTTGATTCTTTTCACCGAGCTAATAATGTCGGTTCTATTCCTGGTACTGGATTAGGATTGGCAATTGTGAAAAGAGCTATCGAGTTACATGGTGGAACTATCGAACTTGAAAGCGAACTCCAGGTTGGAACAACTTTTATCATTACACTTCCATATATTTCTAATGAAAAAAATTTTAGTGATTGA
- a CDS encoding threonyl-tRNA synthetase, with amino-acid sequence MVKQPMPTAEESNLIRLPRTSESENLKKIRHTTSHIMAMAVQKLFPKTQVTIGPWTENGFYYDFDSPEPFTEKDLKAIKKEMIKIINQKLPVIREEVSREEAKRRIEELGEPYKLEILEGIQEPITLYHLGDRWWDLCAGPHVESTAEINPKAIDLESVAGAYWRGDETKAQLQRIYGTAWETPEQLAEYKRRKEEALRRDHRKLGKELGLFIFADPVGPGLPLWTPKGTILRSQLEDFLKQEQIKRGYLPVVTPHIARIDLFKASGHWQKYQEDMFPMMAEDEEAAKLEQGFVLKPMNCPFHIQIYKSQLRSYRELPIRLAEFGTVYRYEQSGELGGLTRVRGFTVDDSHLFVTPEQLDDEFLKVVDLILAVFKSLQLKNFKARLSFRDPESDKYIGSDEVWSKAEGAIRRAVQTLAMDYFEAPGEAAFYGPKLDFIFEDVLGREWQLGTVQVDYNLPERFDLEYIAEDGSRQRPVMIHRAPFGSLERLIGILIEEYAGDFPLWLAPTQIRLLPVSDSHMDFVQEVTAKMLIAGIRAEADTSRERLGKMIRNAETQKIPVMAVVGDKELEGNALNIRTRASGELGAIPVAEVITKLTDAIAFHTNL; translated from the coding sequence ATGGTTAAACAGCCGATGCCCACCGCAGAAGAATCCAATCTCATTAGATTACCGCGTACTAGCGAATCAGAAAATCTCAAAAAAATCCGCCACACAACCTCCCACATCATGGCAATGGCGGTGCAGAAGCTGTTTCCGAAAACACAAGTAACAATTGGTCCTTGGACAGAAAATGGCTTTTATTACGATTTTGATAGCCCCGAACCTTTTACTGAGAAAGATTTAAAAGCAATTAAGAAAGAGATGATCAAGATCATCAATCAAAAATTGCCAGTCATTCGGGAAGAAGTCAGTCGAGAAGAAGCCAAACGACGCATTGAAGAGTTGGGTGAACCCTATAAGCTGGAAATCCTGGAAGGAATTCAAGAACCGATTACCCTTTACCATTTAGGAGATCGATGGTGGGATTTGTGTGCCGGTCCTCATGTGGAAAGTACTGCCGAGATTAATCCCAAAGCAATTGACTTAGAAAGTGTGGCAGGAGCTTATTGGCGCGGAGATGAAACCAAAGCTCAACTACAACGGATTTATGGTACAGCTTGGGAAACTCCCGAACAGTTAGCAGAATACAAACGTCGTAAAGAAGAAGCCTTACGCAGAGATCATCGTAAGTTAGGTAAAGAATTAGGATTATTTATTTTTGCCGATCCTGTTGGTCCTGGTTTACCTTTATGGACTCCCAAAGGAACAATATTGCGATCGCAGTTGGAAGATTTTCTCAAACAAGAACAGATCAAACGTGGTTATCTTCCTGTTGTAACACCCCATATTGCCAGAATTGATTTGTTTAAAGCTTCGGGACATTGGCAAAAATATCAGGAAGATATGTTCCCGATGATGGCAGAAGATGAGGAAGCAGCCAAGCTAGAACAGGGTTTTGTTCTCAAACCGATGAACTGTCCCTTCCACATCCAAATTTATAAAAGTCAGTTGCGTTCTTATCGGGAATTACCGATCAGATTAGCTGAGTTTGGTACTGTCTATCGTTATGAACAATCAGGAGAATTAGGCGGTTTAACTAGGGTAAGAGGTTTTACTGTTGATGATTCTCATTTGTTTGTCACTCCCGAACAATTAGATGATGAATTTCTTAAAGTAGTAGACCTAATTCTGGCTGTTTTTAAGAGTTTGCAACTGAAGAACTTTAAAGCCCGTCTTAGTTTCCGCGATCCTGAATCAGATAAATATATTGGTTCGGATGAAGTTTGGTCAAAAGCAGAAGGTGCAATTCGCCGTGCCGTACAAACTTTAGCAATGGACTATTTTGAAGCACCAGGAGAAGCTGCCTTTTATGGTCCAAAACTCGATTTTATCTTTGAAGATGTTCTAGGACGAGAATGGCAATTAGGAACAGTACAGGTAGATTATAATTTGCCCGAAAGATTCGATTTAGAATACATTGCCGAAGATGGAAGTCGTCAACGTCCAGTTATGATTCACCGTGCGCCTTTTGGTTCTCTAGAAAGGTTAATTGGTATTCTGATTGAAGAGTATGCAGGCGACTTTCCTTTATGGTTAGCACCAACTCAAATTCGTTTACTACCTGTAAGCGATAGTCACATGGACTTTGTGCAGGAAGTAACAGCGAAGATGCTAATAGCAGGAATCAGAGCAGAAGCCGATACTAGTAGGGAACGCCTCGGTAAAATGATTCGCAATGCTGAAACTCAAAAAATTCCTGTGATGGCAGTAGTTGGAGATAAAGAACTCGAAGGAAACGCCTTAAATATACGCACTCGTGCTTCGGGAGAACTAGGAGCCATTCCAGTGGCAGAAGTAATTACTAAGTTAACTGATGCGATCGCTTTTCACACTAATTTGTAA
- a CDS encoding hypothetical protein (protein of unknown function DUF1239) — protein MRKNPLNNQQLIGGKTFRLGFWLVGVLLLYLTGCRSQSPSATQEQVQPKSPVSAHSDTRLVLNNAVLEQSNIEGGTLWKLKAENTVYSDDQKIAYLDQVTGNLLQNNQLILQLSGKKAEVQDNGTIILLRDEVIVTDPRNGAILRSDEIEWRPKENLLIVRQNLNGTHSQLSITAEEGRYYTDTSTLELQGNIIATTPNPSLQLKTEHLKWQIPQQKIESDRNLEVVRYQGDTVTDRLVADKGEGNLAKHTINLHNNIELISLKPQLQIATNFISWNYQNRIINTNQPIQILERQRQLTITGNQGEINLQQQVARLDNGVKGLNPSKQSELYARQLIWNIPTETVEAIGNVIYEQADPKMNLTGDRAVGKLTENKIVVSSENQENRQVTSVISDR, from the coding sequence ATGAGGAAAAATCCGCTCAATAATCAGCAATTAATCGGGGGAAAAACTTTTCGTCTGGGTTTTTGGCTCGTTGGGGTTTTGTTATTATATTTGACTGGTTGTCGCTCACAATCTCCTTCAGCAACTCAGGAACAAGTCCAACCCAAATCCCCCGTTTCTGCTCATTCTGATACTCGTCTGGTTTTAAATAATGCCGTCTTAGAACAATCTAATATCGAAGGTGGGACTTTATGGAAACTAAAAGCAGAAAATACTGTTTACAGTGACGACCAAAAAATTGCTTATTTAGACCAAGTAACTGGTAATTTACTCCAAAATAACCAGCTTATTTTGCAATTGAGTGGGAAAAAAGCCGAAGTTCAAGATAATGGCACAATTATTTTGCTCAGAGATGAAGTAATTGTTACGGATCCTCGTAATGGTGCAATTCTAAGAAGTGATGAGATTGAATGGCGACCAAAAGAAAATCTTTTGATTGTTCGTCAAAATTTAAATGGAACTCATTCTCAGTTATCAATTACGGCTGAAGAAGGAAGATATTATACTGATACCTCAACTTTGGAGTTGCAAGGCAATATTATTGCAACCACTCCAAACCCTTCTTTGCAATTAAAAACAGAACATCTTAAGTGGCAAATTCCTCAGCAAAAGATAGAAAGCGATCGCAATTTAGAAGTTGTTCGTTATCAAGGAGATACTGTAACGGATCGCCTGGTTGCAGACAAAGGGGAAGGAAATTTAGCCAAACATACGATTAATTTACATAATAATATTGAATTAATTTCGCTCAAACCCCAATTACAAATTGCAACTAATTTTATTAGTTGGAACTATCAAAATCGAATTATTAATACCAATCAACCAATTCAAATTCTTGAACGTCAACGTCAATTAACTATCACGGGAAATCAGGGAGAAATAAATCTACAACAGCAAGTTGCTCGTTTAGATAATGGTGTCAAAGGGCTTAATCCTAGCAAACAATCTGAGTTGTATGCTCGTCAATTAATTTGGAATATTCCCACCGAAACAGTTGAAGCAATTGGCAATGTTATTTATGAACAAGCCGATCCTAAAATGAATTTAACTGGAGATCGAGCAGTAGGAAAACTAACCGAAAATAAAATAGTTGTTAGTAGTGAAAACCAAGAAAACAGACAAGTAACTTCAGTTATTAGCGATCGCTAA
- a CDS encoding hypothetical protein (protein of unknown function DUF88) — MLDNFESDPIFTPEQILENRGRVAIFIDGSNLFYAALQLGIEIDYSKLLFRLTGGSRLLRSFFYTGVDRTNEKQQGFLLWMRRNGYRVIAKDLVQLPDGSKKANLDVEIAVDMMALVGAYDTAILVSGDGDLAYAVDAVSYRGARVEVVSLRSMTSDSLINVADRYIDLDQIKEDIQKNTKLHEPLRSFSGFSLLDEEKSAQ, encoded by the coding sequence ATGTTAGATAATTTTGAGAGCGACCCAATTTTTACCCCAGAACAAATATTAGAAAATCGGGGTCGCGTTGCTATCTTTATTGATGGTTCAAATCTATTTTATGCAGCACTACAGTTAGGCATTGAGATTGATTACAGTAAATTACTTTTTCGTTTAACTGGAGGTTCGAGGTTATTACGTTCTTTTTTCTATACAGGTGTAGATCGAACTAATGAAAAGCAACAGGGGTTTTTACTCTGGATGCGTCGTAATGGTTATCGAGTCATTGCTAAAGATTTAGTTCAACTCCCCGATGGCTCAAAAAAAGCCAATTTAGATGTAGAAATTGCAGTTGATATGATGGCATTAGTGGGTGCGTATGATACCGCAATTTTAGTTAGTGGGGATGGGGATCTCGCCTATGCTGTAGATGCGGTCAGTTATCGAGGTGCTAGAGTAGAAGTAGTCAGTTTACGTTCAATGACTAGCGATAGTTTAATTAATGTTGCCGATCGCTATATAGATCTAGACCAAATCAAAGAAGATATTCAAAAAAATACGAAACTTCATGAACCATTACGTAGTTTTTCTGGTTTTAGTCTCTTAGATGAGGAAAAATCCGCTCAATAA